One Bos taurus isolate L1 Dominette 01449 registration number 42190680 breed Hereford chromosome 14, ARS-UCD2.0, whole genome shotgun sequence genomic region harbors:
- the RPL7 gene encoding large ribosomal subunit protein uL30, producing MEGAEEKKKKVPAVPETLKKKRKNFAELKIKRLRKKFAQKMLRKARRKLIYEKAKHYHKEYRQMYRTEIRMARMARKAGNFYVPAEPKLAFVIRIRGINGVSPKVRKVLQLLRLRQIFNGTFVKLNKASINMLRIVEPYIAWGYPNLKSVNELIYKRGYGKINKKRIALTDNALIARSLGKYGIICMEDLIHEIYTVGKRFKEANNFLWPFKLSSPRGGMKKKTTHFVEGGDAGNREDQINRLIRRMN from the exons agagaagaaaaagaaggttcCTGCTGTGCCAGAAACCCTTAAGAAAAAGCGGAAGAATTTCGCAGAGCTTAAGATCAAGCGACTGAGAAAGAAGTTTGCCCAAAAGATG CTTCGAAAGGCAAGGAGGAAGCTTATCTATGAAAAAGCTAAGCATTACCACAAGGAATACAGGCAGATGTACAGAACTGAAATTCGAATGGCTAGGATGGCACGAAAAGCCGGTAACTTCTATGTACCCGCGGAACCCAAATTGGCGTTTGTCATCAGGATCAGAGG TATCAATGGTGTGAGCCCAAAGGTTCGAAAGGTGCTGCAGCTCCTTCGCCTCCGGCAGATCTTCAACGGCACCTTTGTGAAGCTCAACAAGGCGTCAATTAACATGCTGAGAATTGTGGAGCCATACATTGCATGGGG GTACCCAAATCTGAAGTCTGTAAATGAATTGATTTACAAGCGTGGTTACGGCAAAATCAACAAAAAGCGAATTGCCCTGACAGACAACGCATTGATTGCTCGATCTCTTG GGAAATATGGAATCATCTGCATGGAGGATCTGATTCATGAGATCTATACCGTTGGAAAACGTTTCAAAGAAGCAAACAACTTCCTGTGGCCCTTTAAATTGTCTTCTCCACGAGGTGGAATGAAGAAAAAGACCACCCATTTTGTAGAAGGTGGAGATGCTGGCAACAGGGAAGACCAGATCAACAGGCTTATTAGAAGGATGAACTAA